One Thiocapsa bogorovii DNA segment encodes these proteins:
- a CDS encoding IS66 family transposase, whose translation MILLHALCWVHAERLVHQLIPLNDHKLADQARGRGEIRDLYADLKAYRRNPDPALRPILEERFDAIFNQRTSYTTLDGTLKRLHTHKSELLRVLGRPDLVLHTSGSEGDIRGYVKCRKISGGTRSDLGKDWRDGFASLKKTCR comes from the coding sequence GTGATCCTGCTGCATGCCCTATGCTGGGTGCACGCCGAACGGCTGGTGCATCAGCTCATCCCCCTCAATGACCACAAGCTCGCCGACCAGGCGCGGGGGCGCGGCGAGATCCGGGATCTCTATGCCGATCTCAAAGCCTATCGCCGCAACCCCGATCCGGCCCTGCGGCCCATCCTGGAGGAGCGCTTCGATGCGATCTTCAACCAGCGTACCTCCTACACCACCCTCGACGGCACCCTCAAGCGCCTGCATACCCACAAGAGCGAGCTGCTGCGCGTGCTGGGACGCCCCGATCTGGTCCTGCACACCAGCGGCAGCGAAGGGGACATCCGCGGCTACGTGAAATGCCGAAAAATCAGCGGCGGCACCCGCAGCGATCTCGGCAAAGACTGGCGCGACGGCTTCGCCAGCTTGAAGAAGACCTGCCGCTAG